A genomic stretch from Caulobacter sp. FWC2 includes:
- a CDS encoding YoaK family protein, translating into MKHYERNEVALAVVLAGVAGYVDAIGFLKLGGFFVSFMSGNSTRLGVALATANWAAAATVLTLVGSFVAGVVLGALTARAFGENRRSPVLALEATLLAAGAGLLALGFDTAGVTAVAMAMGAENAVFQRNGDVAVGLTYMTGALVKAGQRIAGALTGGEPADWLRYVLLWMGLSAGGALGALTYLTIGAAALWAAVAVVLGGAIWAERRWRSV; encoded by the coding sequence ATGAAACACTACGAACGGAACGAGGTGGCGCTGGCTGTCGTGCTGGCGGGCGTGGCCGGCTATGTCGACGCGATCGGCTTCCTGAAGCTGGGCGGCTTCTTCGTCTCGTTCATGAGCGGTAACTCCACGCGCCTGGGCGTGGCCCTGGCCACCGCCAACTGGGCGGCGGCGGCGACCGTGCTGACCTTGGTCGGATCGTTCGTGGCCGGCGTGGTGCTGGGCGCCCTGACGGCGCGGGCGTTCGGCGAGAACCGCCGCTCGCCGGTTCTGGCCCTGGAGGCGACGCTGCTGGCGGCGGGCGCGGGCCTGCTGGCCCTCGGCTTCGACACCGCCGGCGTCACGGCCGTGGCCATGGCGATGGGGGCGGAGAATGCGGTCTTTCAGCGTAACGGCGACGTGGCCGTGGGCCTGACCTACATGACCGGCGCGCTCGTGAAGGCCGGCCAGCGCATCGCCGGCGCGCTCACCGGCGGCGAGCCCGCGGACTGGCTGCGCTACGTGCTGCTGTGGATGGGGCTTTCGGCCGGCGGCGCGCTGGGCGCTCTGACCTATCTGACGATCGGCGCTGCCGCGCTCTGGGCGGCCGTGGCGGTCGTCCTGGGCGGCGCGATCTGGGCCGAGCGGCGCTGGCGGTCCGTCTAG